A stretch of the uncultured Trichococcus sp. genome encodes the following:
- the fetB gene encoding iron export ABC transporter permease subunit FetB — protein MDLQVSPITLMLSFSLVLVGVYISYKEKLGTAKDILYSITRAVVQLIAVGYVLTYLFNVNNTIVTLAMVAVIVFNASWNAHKRSSSIPNSLKISLIAISASAILTLSILVLSGSVKFIPSQIVPITGMIAGNAMTTIGLCYRNLNSLFRDQRQQILEKLSLGATPNQASRTILRETIKSGMQPSLDSAKTVGIVSLPGMMSGLMFAGTVPMTAIMYQIMVTFMLVAATSISSYIASFLAYREFYNDRQQLRV, from the coding sequence ATGGATCTACAAGTCAGTCCAATCACACTCATGTTGAGCTTTTCATTGGTATTGGTGGGAGTCTACATCTCCTACAAGGAAAAATTAGGCACGGCCAAAGACATCTTGTACAGCATCACAAGAGCCGTTGTGCAGTTGATCGCGGTCGGGTACGTGTTGACGTATCTGTTCAATGTGAACAACACGATCGTCACTCTGGCGATGGTTGCAGTCATCGTCTTCAATGCGTCCTGGAATGCCCACAAACGCAGCAGCAGCATCCCGAACTCATTGAAGATTTCGCTCATCGCCATCTCCGCTTCGGCGATTTTGACGTTATCCATTTTGGTCCTGTCCGGGTCCGTCAAATTTATCCCCTCTCAGATTGTGCCGATCACCGGCATGATAGCCGGGAATGCGATGACGACGATCGGCTTGTGTTACCGTAATCTGAACTCTTTGTTCCGTGACCAGCGCCAACAGATTCTGGAGAAACTGTCGCTGGGAGCGACTCCGAATCAAGCTTCGCGCACGATTTTGCGGGAAACGATCAAATCAGGGATGCAGCCATCTTTGGATTCCGCCAAAACGGTGGGAATCGTCTCCTTGCCGGGCATGATGTCGGGCCTGATGTTTGCAGGGACGGTGCCAATGACGGCCATCATGTATCAGATCATGGTTACTTTCATGCTGGTGGCGGCGACAAGCATCTCTTC